A single region of the Pseudomonas sp. B21-023 genome encodes:
- the sctS gene encoding type III secretion system export apparatus subunit SctS: MSSTEVLHFASQALWLILILSLPTVLMAALVGTLVSLVQALTQVQEQTLGFVAKLVAVVVTLFVTADWMGSELYRYTDLVLERVLWVR; encoded by the coding sequence ATGAGCAGTACCGAAGTCCTGCACTTCGCCAGCCAGGCGCTGTGGCTGATATTGATCCTGTCCCTGCCGACAGTGCTGATGGCCGCGCTGGTGGGCACCCTGGTGTCGCTGGTCCAGGCGCTGACCCAGGTGCAGGAACAGACCCTGGGCTTCGTCGCCAAGCTGGTCGCGGTGGTCGTTACCCTGTTCGTCACGGCCGACTGGATGGGCAGCGAGCTCTACCGCTACACCGACCTTGTGCTCGAGCGGGTCCTGTGGGTGCGATGA